The Engystomops pustulosus chromosome 9, aEngPut4.maternal, whole genome shotgun sequence genome includes a window with the following:
- the LOC140076685 gene encoding homeobox protein CHOX-CAD-like, with translation MNITCGHHPGCKDVSMYPLSVRSANTINNHTGQNYGASQPYFNYVAYHHVPTMDNQAQSCGVWGSQYGSPREDWNNYSASPSNTSTIQPSDLSPNQYPYSSPGYNSPHPSGLGILHSAEGNHTVTISPGSQSQNSYDWMRKTVQSTSTGKTRTKEKYRVVYTDHQRLELEKEFHYSRYITIRRKSELAASLSLSERQIKIWFQNRRAKERKLYKKKMNQCDGTGSLQSDSSSASPNPLCDSLPHTEMPSSLYQPPQLAHNLNNGLQPNGIIQQVIV, from the exons ATGAATATTACATGTGGCCATCATCCTGGGTGTAAAGACGTTAGCATGTATCCCCTTTCTGTAAGGTCAGCAAATACTATTAACAACCATACGGGACAAAATTATGGGGCCAGCCAACCATATTTCAATTATGTGGCATATCACCATGTGCCAACAATGGATAACCAAGCACAATCTTGTGGAGTTTGGGGGTCTCAATATGGATCACCTCGGGAAGACTGGAATAACTACTCTGCGTCACCATCCAACACCAGTACCATCCAGCCATCTGACCTTTCACCAAACCAATATCCATACAGTTCTCCTGGTTACAATTCTCCACATCCTTCCGGACTTGGGATTTTACATTCAGCAGAAGGAAATCATACAGTCACAATTTCTCCTGGCAGTCAAAGCCAAAATTCTTATGACTGGATGAGGAAAACAGTGCAATCCACATCTACAG GAAAGACAAGAACCAAGGAAAAGTATCGGGTTGTGTACACTGACCATCAGAGACTGGAGCTGGAGAAAGAGTTTCATTACAGTAGATACATCACAATCAGACGGAAAAGTGAATTGGCTGCTAGCCTGAGCCTTTCTGAGAGACAG ATAAAAATCTGGTTTCAGAACCGCAGGGCCAAGGAGAGAAAACTCTACAAAAAGAAGATGAATCAGTGTGATGGAACAGGCTCTTTACAAAGCGATTCCAGTTCAGCCAGCCCTAACCCACTTTGTGACTCTCTGCCACACACAGAAATGCCAAGCTCTTTGTACCAACCACCACAACTTGCACATAACTTGAACAATGGCCTACAGCCTAATGGCATCATTCAACAAGTCATTGTGTAA